Sequence from the Babylonia areolata isolate BAREFJ2019XMU chromosome 25, ASM4173473v1, whole genome shotgun sequence genome:
aactgcacgcaggaataaatacaaaaaaatgggtggcactgtagtgtagcaacgcgctctccctggggagagcagcccaaatttcacactgagaaatctgttgtgataaaaagaaagaaaaaaaaacaaatacaaatatttctcaGCCTCTCCATACCTCTTTGTATGGCTCTGTGAGTATTCGCTCCTAGTCTGGACAATTTTTCACTAccagttgttttttgggggggttggttgtttgtttctttttttagttcTAGAATAATtagttcctgtttttgttgttgtgctgtgtggaggggagtgaggaagagtGGGGCTGATTTTCGggtggtgttgttgggttttgcattgtgtgggtgttgtgatgtATGCGTTTGGTTTCGGACGTTTGAACTGGTTTTTGGGGTGTTTACCCTGGACATTGAATTTAGTATGTACTTTTGATGCAAAGTCTTGTTATAATTGTTATGTTCGCTTCCTTAATTGGACCAATCTTGTTTTAATGGAtgatgaacatatatatatatatatatacatatatatatgtgtgtgtgtgggtgtgttacacTCAAGCTATGAAATTGCCCATGTCgtgcccatttcatgaaatgggcatTTGAAAACTTGGCCATTTCAGGAAGTGAGCAACTatcatgaatgaaaaaaatgcagtgacagcgagtgtgtgtgtgtgtgtgtggttgcaggacggttccatccccctcccccagaaGGAGGTGACGTGCCAGGTGTATTTCCTCTACATCGTGTACACACCTCTCATGTCGGCGGTAAGCGCTTGTTTTATTAGATGACAGATTTTTTGTCGATGAATGTATGTATCCTGGCTTTGAGtcggcttagagcttggtctccggtccagctgaggataggtgctgtatatgtatccatatcattttattcatttacaaattatatatatatatatgtatgtatgtatgtacatattttttttgCTTTGATAACACAAATCtgttatatacacatgcatatatgtgtgtgtgtgtatctatatatatgtatacatgtatgatctATTAAAGTATTATAAGGTCttatagcctgtgtgtgtgtatctatatgtatgATCTATTAAAGTATTATAAGGTCTTATAGCCTTTTATGGCAGAAGGGGTAGctaattcatattcactgtgtcaaggacTCCGTGACATTAGAAAGGAGGGGCCCAGTCCTCCTTCTGCCCTTTTTAACCTCCCCTGTTggcagtcaggtacccattaacacctgggtggagtgaggaaatagCACATAATGTGCCTTTGCCAAGGACTCTCATctctggatcacaagtccaactcTGAAGGGTTTTGACCACAATGTGTTTCTGTCATTAATTGAATGTCTGTTCAGTAAAGCGATTTtggacaccgtgtgtgtgtgtgtgtgtgtgtgaatatatagaTACTAATTCATTGATGATTTGTAAAAGCATGCTACGTTGACTGATACCAGTTTCAAGTCGTATGAATGAAAAgcagtatgtcactgtgtgtctacTGATTATCAGATTTCTACAAACATTTAAAAGATAAAAAGTGGAAATATCAGGACTCGAATTTTAGAAGGCACGTGTGGTTAGACTTTGATTTTAGAATGTGTGTATGACCAgactgtaccccccacccccacccccacaccagccCCTCCTCACaatgtattattgtgtgtgtgtgtttcaggataaGACACAGACTGTCTACTACGTGTTCCCAAGTATGTATAATACTGTCAAGTCAGCAGATGATTTGTATTGGGGTCAGAGTATCGACAGCTACTGATCAGATGTGTTAGGAAGTTCGGCAACATCTGGGTGTAACTGTTTAACAATCATTATAAATGATTATAGCATCGAGCAGGCTTGGTAGTGATGCGTTCGTTTTAATTGCAATGCAGGCCAAACAAAATCATATGGTACTGACAGTGATTACcggtaatgattatgataataagtttgttttgtttgggtctttttttttctttttcttttttttaaggggggaagCTGCGAGACAGTCAGTGAACATAACATCCCATTATGTATGATTAGGATGACATattggtttgtatttgtatttctttttatcacaacagatttctctttgtaaaattcgggctgctctctccaggcagagcgtgtcgctacactacagcgccacccatttttttggtatttttttctgcgggcaattttatttgtttttcctatccaagtgggtttttctacagaattttgccaagaacaacccttttgttgccgtgggttcttttacatgcactaagtgcatgctgcacatgggacctcagtttatcgtctcatctgaatgactagcgttcagaccaccactgaaggtctagtggagggggagaaaatatcggcggctgagccgtaatttgaaccagcgcactcagattctcatttcctaggcggacatgttacttcttggccatcactccactggtttgACCAGTGATGAGCAATAAGGAGTCATTTGTCAAGTCATATGGTTTACATTAAGGGGAGTTGGTATGTATAAAAGcatgtataaaaaaaagtatagaaacaggagtgtgtgcatgtctatttATGTAGCTTTAGTAAAGAAacatttgagtgtgtgtatgagcatgtttatgtgtgtgtagttttgtaaATATTAAAACCTGAGACTGTGCATGAGCatgtttattcatccatttatatatgtatgaaaaaacatacatgtgcgtgtatgcatgtatatgtgcttGACTGTATGCCTGCACTAGTACGCGTACCTGCAAGAGCGTATCCGTACGTGTTGGCATGTGAAAAGGTGCATGCGTTTAGAtcacccatctcccctcccctctgtgttGCAGCCACACATGACAACGGTTGTCCTCCTCACTCACCCGCCGGAGACTGgcactccacctctcccccctcgccacccccttcttcctcctccttcgcctcccTCCCTGCAGCAACCCAGGGGCAGAATGTCTGTCAGTCAGCAGCTTCCTTCTCACCAACACGCATCgctgcatcatcatcgtcatcatcatcgtcatcattattaccacTAAGAACCACCCAGCCCACACATGTACCAACAACACCGTCcctttcttccacctcctccctaTTACCAACCACAACCAGCGGCGCTGATGAACATCCCGAGTCCTATCCCAGCCAACACCTGATATCTGTTCCCAAGTCCAGTACCCCGTCACAACCTTCCAGCCGACTTTCCACAGCAGAGGAATTCCCACCTTCCACCCGTACAGAACCCAGCAGCGCCGATACCCAGACGACGGATGTCAGTACAGGCACTGACATCACCACCTCCATTTTCCGAGGTACATCATCACAGAGTAGATCAAGTTCTTCTCCTGCCACTCCtggttacagcagcagcagcgacagcaggaAGAGTGTTTATTCTGATAGCAGTTCTCACATTGAATGGCAGCTTATTATATATGTGGTGGTAGgcgtgggtgtggtgatggtggttgtggttttagTCGTGGTCGTCCTTTGCTACCAGAAGAGACCTCAGCAGCATTGTAAACAGCAGCATTGGCATGGGACTGGTGACGGAATCTGTTCTAGTGgtggtaagttgtgtgtgtgtgtgtgggggggggggggggtgcttttttcCAAACATTTCTTTATTCAGTTTTCAGATTACAACAATTATTGTGGTTGTTATTATTGACCCACTTGCTTAGTTATAACTGCTTGATTGATAATCCAGTGGCTAGTTTGTAGGTGAATCAGCTTGTATGATTGTTTGATAGTGCTTTTGTTTGTCTTGATGGTTCAGTTAGTTTTATTCTTGTGTTTTACTTGTTCTGGTTATTAAACATATTCTTATTTAcaaatttcattcatttttaaagTTACATTATGGTGAACAGTGAAGATTGTAGTTTTATGTCTAAGATAACTGACAGCAAAAATATTGTGTTTTTATTATACTAGCAATTTCTGAACTCAGATAGCCTATTGAAGTGTTATTTTgggttttcctattgaagtgttaTTTTgggttttcctattgaagtgtaATTTTGGGTTTTCAATGTAAAGACTACTTGAGAGAGCAACGTTACGATTAAATGATTAATagcttgtttgttttgattggtTGTTTATACTTGCTTGACCACAACATCAGACGTACATATTTTTTATGCACAGGACATGATCCAGGGACTGGTATGGTCCACACAAAGGCCACAAAAAGCCCACGCCATCGTCAGTCCATCCGCCTTCAGAATGTAGATGAGCATTCCTTACATCTCACCAGTCATAATAATTATAGCAACGTTCCTGATCTTTGCCCAAGCTGTTGTCGTCACCCTTCCACTACCACAAGCAGCAGTCAAGAAGGAtgttgttgcagtagtagtagtagaactatGCAGTGCACTGTAGATATCAACAGTTGTAGACCTCTCTCCCCAGAGAGAAATTCCGACAGCACAACATgtgcctcctcccccacaccctggtACAGACTGGCGTTGGTCTATTGCGCAGACGACCTCTGCCCCAAGGGTCGCTGCGCAAATGACCCCTGCCCTAGGGGTCATGTGACACGCCTCCGCAGGTGGCTGCGGCTGCAGTTCGGGGAGTTGGTGAAGGTCAGCGACGTGGTCATCCCAGACGCAGAGGGACTGCGGAGGTTTCGCAGCTGGtgtcaggaggaggaggggggagtgcgaGTGCTGATCCTCCTGTCCAGAGAAGTAAGAGAGATCCTGTGCGGCCGGTCTCGATACTGTGAACTGTGGGAGTCCTTCATCCGCTCCGAGATCGGCCGGTGTGCGACATCCTACATGGCCGTCCGCTTCGTCCAGAATCACAGCGTCACCATGCCGGACGTTGACGGCAAGTTTTTCTCCACCATCTTCTCCGCAGAGAGGATGTTTGAGGTCTCAGACTGGCGGTGCGAGGAGCTGGGCCGACTGCTGGAGGAGCTGGTTCCGGAGGAGCATCGTGTTTTGTTCCATCCGCCCTCTTTGGTCTCCGGCAGCGAGGAGGGTTCAGCTGACATCCTAGTGGGTCTTCAGCGAATCAACGCCAAGAACGAGGATTGGTGCGCCTCCGATTTGTTCCATCAGCCGTCTTTGATCTCCAGTGACGTCAGCTCGGATGGTGTGCAAGTGGGTTTTCAGAAAATCAACACCAAGAACAAGGATTGTCACAGCTCCACGAGTTTTGAGGTGCACTTGTGatagtgtttcactgtttgtagACAAAAGAATGGAAATGCGTttcagggtggttttttttgtttgttcaggtcGTGTTATTTCAGcaggtgctctctctctttcagtcactctctctctctctctctctgttgctttttctctgtctttctctctctttcatttttctttggcTGTACAGTACTGTAAATGtttattcatgtatccatgatcTGTAGTGTGTATATATGCTTAAGCACACGCATGGGGCTTCACACCCACCGCAGGTCTAGGAATCTGTTGACCTAGGAAATCAATATCTccctcctttacccaccaggcaccataaCAGGGATGTGACCCCACGACCCtcaaagtccagcactttaacgattccactggagtgatggcctagaggtaacgcgtccgcctaggaagcgagaaaatctgagcacactggttcgaatcacggctcggccgccgatattttttccccctccactagaccttgagtggtggtctggacgctagtcatttggatgagacgataaaccgaggtcccatgtgcagcatgcacttagcgcacgtaaaagaacccacggcaacaagagggttgttcctagcaaaattctatagaaaaatccacatcgatagggaaaacaaaggaaactgcatgtaggaaaaaatacaaaaaatgggtggcgctgtattatagcgacgcgctctccctggggagagcagcccgaatttcacgcagagaaatctgctgtgataaaaagaaatacaaatacaaatacactgttGCACCCGTCATGCTTTTATCACGTGGAGCAATTCTCAGGTGTGAAATGTCAGTTGGGGTCCCTCTCTTGGCGCTTCCTCCTTTCCCTacctttgtttcattttctcaaggaggcgtgactgagttcagacaaatccatatacactacaccacatctgctaggcagatgccctgaccagcagcataacccaacacgcttagtcaggccttgagtgcatgcatacattatttgtgtacaacccaacacgcttagtcaggccttgagtgcatgcatgtatatttatgtacctaccggagtggatttcttctacagaatttcgccagaggacaacatttttgttgccatgggttgtttctCAGTGCACGAAATGCTGCTGGATATGGGACCTTGGcttatcgtcttatccaaataACTAGACACTCactttaattttccagtcaaacttgggagatcactttaattttccagtcaaacttgggagatcaCTTTAATTTTCAAACTTGGGAGATCACTTtaatttattttccagtcaaacttgggagatcagtttgattttccagtcaaacttagatcagtttgatttcccagtcaaacttagtttaattttccagtcaaacttgggagatcagtttgattttgcagtcaaacttagatcagtttaattttccagtcaaacttgggagatcagtttgattttccagtcaaacttgggagatcagtttgattttccagtcagacttgggagatcagtttaattttccagtcagacttgggagatcagtttaattttccagtcagacttgggagatcagtttaattttccagtcagacttgggagatcagtttgattttccagtcaaacttgggagatcagtttgattttccagtcaaacttgggagaaaaggtgagacaGGGCATGGAACCCAGTCCCTCATGAaatttgtattggcagataattgtcttaaccattctgccactttcctcacTGCCTCAGTGTTCATTTTAGCTCAGATGATTTTGGTTGaagtgtttctgttttctgtggtgATCTGTGCATGCCTCCAGCTATACTTAGCCTCATGTATCATTTGACGGTTGTGTGCTTCATGTTTTGAATCGCTGGCTGGATTATTCCTACCTTGGTTCCTGCTTGTCAGAGTAGTTTGACATTAcggtgttcgtgtttttttttgtccagtaCAGTTTTTGTTTTCTACCTTCGGCATTCTTGGGTTGTGTGTTCAACATTCTGTATTGCTAACTTGAGTGAGTGCTGTTCATTAATAATGGA
This genomic interval carries:
- the LOC143299997 gene encoding uncharacterized protein LOC143299997: MSAHTCYHHHYPLSADNLRASNTDVGDVTIKTSSRSDDGSDVSSLSVKLRSKEAVSQYIVSLEGRNASASRLGFTDYFTVQLASPSAEQVWLNLTCGCRKDSLMAVVDVTMTALKDPAHPLSLYSVHTYPSATQKVPDIVRVAYRPGCKPTENAHFVLEPSASVLIAKWGVVTNLSQPLCQVCSASDDGSIPLPQKEVTCQVYFLYIVYTPLMSADKTQTVYYVFPTTHDNGCPPHSPAGDWHSTSPPSPPPSSSSFASLPAATQGQNVCQSAASFSPTRIAASSSSSSSSSLLPLRTTQPTHVPTTPSLSSTSSLLPTTTSGADEHPESYPSQHLISVPKSSTPSQPSSRLSTAEEFPPSTRTEPSSADTQTTDVSTGTDITTSIFRGTSSQSRSSSSPATPGYSSSSDSRKSVYSDSSSHIEWQLIIYVVVGVGVVMVVVVLVVVVLCYQKRPQQHCKQQHWHGTGDGICSSGGHDPGTGMVHTKATKSPRHRQSIRLQNVDEHSLHLTSHNNYSNVPDLCPSCCRHPSTTTSSSQEGCCCSSSSRTMQCTVDINSCRPLSPERNSDSTTCASSPTPWYRLALVYCADDLCPKGRCANDPCPRGHVTRLRRWLRLQFGELVKVSDVVIPDAEGLRRFRSWCQEEEGGVRVLILLSREVREILCGRSRYCELWESFIRSEIGRCATSYMAVRFVQNHSVTMPDVDGKFFSTIFSAERMFEVSDWRCEELGRLLEELVPEEHRVLFHPPSLVSGSEEGSADILVGLQRINAKNEDWCASDLFHQPSLISSDVSSDGVQVGFQKINTKNKDCHSSTSFEVHL